The proteins below are encoded in one region of Carboxydocella sporoproducens DSM 16521:
- a CDS encoding PhoH family protein, translating into MKKLFILDTNVLLHDPQSLFRFQEHEVVLPLLVIEELDEQKRRMDEVGRNARRVAKALDQLRQSGKLHEGIPTPGGGFLRVELAIDLPKIPEIKSHKADNSILALAKMYADKYPEREVTLVTKDIYLRIKADALGIKTEDYKTDRVNVEEMYSGTTTLKVAGDQIDRFYQEGQLVDFTGGELVANQFVTLLCEETGQSALGRFDHSKKAIVPLRYGNKDAFGIRARNKEQRFAMELLFDPNIKLVTLVGQAGTGKTLLAVAAGLEQVVETEDYKKLLVTRPIVPLGNDIGFLPGEKDEKLRPWMSPIYDNIEYILSGVKEGKKEKDSKPTSIETTLRYFKERGQLELEAITYIRGRSIPHQFVIVDEAQNLTPHEVKTILTRVGEGTKIVLTGDPFQVDHPYLDSNSNGLTFVAEKFKDQPIAGHVVFTKGERSELAELAATII; encoded by the coding sequence TTGAAAAAACTCTTCATACTGGATACCAATGTTTTGCTGCATGATCCGCAATCCCTGTTTCGCTTTCAGGAGCATGAGGTGGTTTTACCCCTGCTGGTGATTGAGGAGCTGGATGAACAGAAAAGACGCATGGATGAGGTGGGGCGCAATGCCCGGCGGGTTGCCAAAGCTCTGGATCAGCTGCGCCAATCCGGTAAATTGCATGAAGGCATTCCCACTCCTGGTGGAGGCTTCCTGCGGGTGGAACTGGCCATCGATTTGCCCAAAATCCCGGAAATCAAAAGCCACAAAGCGGATAACTCCATCCTGGCTCTGGCCAAAATGTATGCTGACAAATATCCGGAACGGGAAGTTACCCTGGTGACCAAGGATATTTACCTGCGCATCAAGGCTGATGCCCTGGGCATCAAGACCGAGGATTACAAAACCGACCGGGTCAATGTGGAAGAGATGTACTCCGGTACCACTACCCTTAAGGTAGCAGGAGACCAGATTGATCGGTTCTATCAGGAGGGACAGCTGGTTGATTTCACCGGCGGGGAGCTGGTTGCCAACCAGTTTGTTACCTTGCTCTGTGAAGAGACGGGACAGTCTGCTCTGGGACGGTTTGACCATAGCAAAAAGGCGATTGTGCCTTTGCGCTATGGCAACAAAGATGCTTTTGGCATCAGAGCCCGTAACAAGGAACAGCGTTTTGCCATGGAATTGCTGTTTGATCCTAACATCAAACTGGTGACTCTGGTAGGCCAGGCCGGAACCGGTAAGACCCTGCTGGCTGTTGCCGCCGGTCTGGAACAGGTGGTAGAAACAGAGGATTACAAAAAATTGCTGGTAACCCGGCCCATCGTGCCCCTGGGCAATGATATCGGTTTTCTGCCCGGGGAGAAGGATGAGAAACTGCGTCCCTGGATGAGTCCCATTTATGATAATATCGAATATATACTGAGTGGAGTCAAAGAAGGCAAAAAGGAAAAGGACAGCAAACCTACCAGTATTGAAACCACTTTGCGCTATTTCAAGGAAAGGGGCCAGCTGGAGCTGGAAGCCATAACCTATATTCGGGGCCGCAGCATCCCTCATCAGTTTGTTATTGTGGATGAGGCCCAGAACCTGACCCCTCATGAAGTTAAAACCATTTTGACAAGGGTGGGAGAAGGTACTAAAATAGTCTTAACCGGTGATCCATTCCAGGTGGATCATCCTTATCTGGATTCCAATAGCAATGGCCTCACTTTTGTGGCCGAAAAATTCAAGGACCAGCCTATCGCCGGCCATGTGGTCTTCACCAAAGGGGAAAGGTCAGAGCTGGCTGAGCTGGCGGCAACCATAATTTAA
- a CDS encoding type II toxin-antitoxin system Phd/YefM family antitoxin, with protein sequence MKGADIMFEKITVSRVLNSLVPISRFNKGEANKIFEEVRETGFKIVVKNNTPACVLLKPELYEQMLEAIEEYRLLLEAERRMEKAKEDDFIPQEKVLSDLGIISTDLENVDVEIE encoded by the coding sequence ATGAAAGGGGCTGATATTATGTTTGAAAAAATCACCGTAAGCAGGGTGTTAAATTCTCTAGTGCCAATTTCCAGGTTTAATAAAGGGGAGGCTAATAAAATCTTTGAAGAGGTCAGGGAAACGGGATTTAAGATTGTGGTGAAAAATAACACTCCGGCATGCGTGCTTTTAAAGCCTGAGCTGTATGAACAAATGCTTGAAGCTATAGAGGAGTACCGTCTGTTGCTGGAAGCCGAAAGGCGTATGGAAAAAGCCAAAGAGGATGATTTTATCCCTCAGGAAAAAGTTTTATCTGATCTTGGTATAATTAGCACGGATTTAGAAAATGTAGATGTGGAGATAGAATAA
- a CDS encoding 4Fe-4S dicluster domain-containing protein, with amino-acid sequence MDYLKKVEIHEGQKGQWAIFPRLCKGCGLCIEKCPVSCISWSKTLGVYGTPAVVADMEKCILCGICQTVCPDCALSVEKKK; translated from the coding sequence GTGGACTACTTGAAGAAGGTTGAAATCCACGAGGGACAAAAAGGGCAGTGGGCCATTTTTCCGCGCCTTTGCAAAGGCTGTGGGTTGTGCATCGAAAAATGCCCGGTTTCCTGTATTTCCTGGTCCAAAACCCTGGGTGTATATGGGACTCCGGCCGTAGTGGCTGATATGGAAAAATGCATCCTCTGCGGCATTTGTCAGACCGTATGTCCTGATTGTGCCCTGTCAGTGGAAAAGAAAAAATAG
- a CDS encoding 2-oxoacid:acceptor oxidoreductase family protein, producing MSSKLVKIALAGEGGQGVQSVAEIIAEAANQAGREALYIPNFGVEQRGGVSIAFLQIDDEKIAAPKFVKGDIVVALSDRAVVRTQQYVGPNTLFVYDTSIEEVEEYLPKNAKKVMGIPALEISKNELHPRVFNILIMGAVIGATGVVTLEQAKNAIEKKLGYKFEQNPKLRDLNFAALEKGYALAQQA from the coding sequence ATGTCCAGCAAACTGGTGAAAATCGCTCTGGCCGGTGAAGGGGGCCAGGGGGTTCAATCCGTAGCGGAAATTATCGCTGAGGCCGCCAACCAGGCCGGGCGGGAAGCCCTCTATATTCCCAACTTCGGCGTGGAGCAACGGGGTGGCGTATCCATTGCCTTTTTGCAGATCGATGATGAAAAAATTGCTGCACCCAAATTCGTTAAAGGTGATATCGTAGTGGCTTTGAGCGACCGGGCAGTAGTTCGCACTCAGCAATATGTAGGGCCTAATACCCTGTTTGTTTATGATACATCTATCGAAGAGGTAGAAGAATACCTCCCTAAAAATGCTAAGAAAGTCATGGGCATTCCGGCTCTGGAAATTTCCAAAAACGAGTTGCACCCCCGGGTTTTCAATATCCTTATTATGGGTGCAGTTATCGGGGCAACCGGGGTGGTAACTTTAGAACAGGCTAAAAATGCTATTGAAAAGAAACTCGGTTACAAGTTTGAACAAAACCCCAAACTGAGAGACTTGAACTTCGCTGCCCTGGAGAAGGGCTATGCCCTGGCCCAGCAGGCTTAA
- a CDS encoding thiamine pyrophosphate-dependent enzyme, whose protein sequence is MSVELLRMPKCWRKESKPHKFCPGCGHGDVLKALGEAIDELGIQDRVVFGCDIGCSLLAWDFFDVDSVQTHHGRTTPVMTGIKRARPDRIVVAYMGDGGGYAIGSQHLFNAAARNENVTVILVNNTNYGMTGGQMAPTTLPGQKTETSPYGRDVETMGYPTQGPEAVAAITQDGAYVARGTVANMRQLKGFIKKALQNQMEGNGFSFVEALSGCPTNWRTNARDTWNFIEKEMTKYFKVGEIKTPAQKEG, encoded by the coding sequence ATGTCCGTGGAATTGTTGCGTATGCCTAAATGCTGGCGGAAAGAATCCAAACCCCACAAGTTTTGCCCCGGTTGCGGTCACGGTGATGTGTTAAAGGCTCTGGGGGAAGCTATTGATGAACTGGGGATTCAGGATAGAGTAGTTTTCGGTTGTGATATCGGTTGCTCCCTGCTGGCCTGGGACTTTTTTGATGTAGATAGTGTACAGACCCACCATGGCCGGACAACTCCGGTGATGACCGGGATCAAACGGGCCCGCCCCGACCGGATTGTAGTTGCTTATATGGGGGATGGTGGCGGTTATGCCATCGGTTCTCAGCACCTTTTCAATGCTGCTGCTCGCAACGAAAATGTAACTGTTATCCTGGTCAACAACACCAACTACGGTATGACCGGTGGTCAGATGGCTCCTACTACCCTGCCGGGCCAGAAAACTGAAACTTCTCCATACGGTCGCGATGTAGAAACTATGGGTTATCCCACCCAGGGGCCGGAAGCGGTAGCCGCCATTACCCAGGATGGAGCCTATGTGGCCAGGGGCACAGTAGCCAATATGCGGCAGCTGAAGGGCTTCATCAAGAAAGCTCTGCAAAACCAGATGGAAGGCAATGGTTTCTCCTTTGTGGAAGCTCTCTCTGGCTGTCCCACCAACTGGCGGACCAATGCCCGGGATACCTGGAACTTTATTGAAAAGGAAATGACCAAGTACTTCAAAGTAGGGGAAATCAAGACCCCGGCACAGAAGGAGGGCTAA
- a CDS encoding transketolase C-terminal domain-containing protein produces MAEKPIQGEKKAFMTGNEVIAWAAVAAKADIMYGYPITPQNEIMHYWTRLAPKYDKKFLQTEDELSAGFTTIGGVLAGKKAFTATAGPGNVLMQEPMAMAEMMRIPTVLIVQQRGGPSTATVIYSQQEVTLTTYGGNGEGFRIVYAPATHQELFDYTIKAFNTAWTYRWPTFVLGDGYQAKMRESVVLYDPEERGIKLVEPYPFVGKEGSIGVDRQPNHMRNTYNTEEELYEIVMSYAEEYNRVAPEIIEYDARDCEDADLVIVSAGVVSRAALGAYQALRTAGYKVGYFRPITLRPFPEQQLKEVAAKTGKLLVVESALGQLDKLVKQAIYGINTPIEGLFKPGVGITAEEVEEKVKSLL; encoded by the coding sequence ATGGCTGAAAAGCCCATTCAAGGGGAGAAGAAAGCATTTATGACCGGTAATGAGGTCATCGCCTGGGCGGCCGTAGCTGCCAAAGCTGACATCATGTATGGTTACCCCATTACTCCCCAGAACGAAATCATGCATTACTGGACTCGTCTTGCTCCCAAGTATGACAAGAAATTCCTCCAAACTGAAGACGAATTATCTGCCGGTTTTACTACCATTGGCGGCGTGCTGGCGGGGAAAAAAGCCTTTACCGCTACTGCAGGCCCTGGTAATGTGTTGATGCAGGAACCCATGGCCATGGCAGAAATGATGCGCATTCCCACTGTCCTGATTGTCCAGCAGCGGGGTGGCCCGTCTACAGCTACCGTTATCTACTCCCAGCAGGAAGTCACTCTGACTACATATGGTGGTAACGGAGAAGGCTTCCGGATTGTATATGCTCCTGCCACTCACCAGGAGCTGTTCGACTACACCATCAAGGCCTTCAATACTGCCTGGACCTATCGCTGGCCCACCTTTGTGCTGGGGGATGGCTACCAGGCCAAGATGCGGGAATCAGTAGTTCTCTATGATCCCGAAGAAAGAGGTATCAAGCTGGTTGAACCCTATCCGTTTGTAGGTAAGGAAGGTTCCATCGGAGTTGACCGGCAGCCCAATCATATGCGCAATACCTACAACACCGAAGAAGAATTGTATGAAATCGTCATGAGCTATGCTGAGGAGTACAACCGGGTAGCACCGGAAATCATCGAATATGATGCCCGCGATTGTGAAGATGCCGATCTGGTCATCGTCTCCGCTGGCGTAGTTTCCCGGGCCGCTCTAGGGGCTTACCAGGCCCTGCGGACTGCCGGGTATAAAGTTGGATATTTCCGGCCCATCACCCTGCGGCCTTTCCCGGAGCAGCAACTGAAAGAAGTAGCTGCCAAAACCGGCAAGCTGCTGGTAGTGGAATCCGCTCTGGGTCAGCTGGATAAGCTGGTCAAGCAGGCTATTTATGGTATCAATACTCCCATTGAAGGCCTGTTCAAACCCGGTGTGGGCATTACTGCTGAAGAAGTGGAAGAAAAAGTAAAATCTTTGCTTTAG
- a CDS encoding ABC transporter substrate-binding protein produces the protein MKKWVFLLGIVTFLFGLVGCGNQATEEQKTLKIGYFPNITHAPAMVGIEKGLFQKYIGRDIKIEERYFNHGQELLDALAVGEVDLGYVGPGPVEQRSKQGLKIKVLAEVTRGGSALVVRQGVDIKDIKDLAGKKVAVPGIGNTQDQILRKLLTDAGLKSTYEGGDVEIRAQKPATISGLFVQKQLDAALLAEPWPSMLEVKGLAKVIYQDEGVSAVMVTTPEKYQAKQALIDNFVKGHQEAVKAIKNMPPQETVQLVGRKIKEITGSELPPDILQKALKKLNFED, from the coding sequence ATGAAAAAATGGGTTTTTCTTCTGGGAATAGTTACCTTTTTATTTGGACTGGTCGGTTGTGGCAATCAAGCAACGGAGGAACAGAAAACTTTGAAGATCGGCTATTTCCCTAATATAACTCACGCACCTGCCATGGTAGGGATTGAAAAAGGATTATTTCAAAAATATATAGGCCGGGATATTAAGATTGAAGAAAGATATTTTAACCATGGTCAGGAATTGCTGGATGCTCTGGCAGTAGGGGAAGTGGACCTGGGCTATGTAGGCCCGGGACCGGTGGAACAACGGAGCAAACAAGGATTAAAGATAAAGGTCCTGGCTGAAGTAACCCGGGGAGGATCGGCTCTGGTGGTGCGACAGGGAGTAGATATCAAGGACATTAAAGACCTGGCCGGTAAAAAAGTCGCTGTCCCGGGTATTGGAAATACCCAGGATCAAATTCTGCGTAAATTATTGACTGATGCAGGACTGAAGTCGACCTATGAAGGCGGGGACGTGGAAATTCGCGCTCAAAAACCTGCAACCATCAGCGGGTTGTTTGTACAAAAACAGCTGGATGCAGCTCTCCTGGCTGAACCCTGGCCCAGTATGCTGGAAGTAAAAGGGCTGGCAAAGGTGATATACCAGGATGAAGGTGTAAGTGCTGTTATGGTAACTACTCCCGAAAAATATCAAGCCAAACAAGCTTTGATAGATAATTTTGTTAAAGGACATCAAGAAGCTGTGAAGGCAATCAAAAATATGCCGCCGCAAGAAACTGTTCAGCTGGTGGGGCGAAAAATCAAGGAAATAACTGGCTCGGAATTGCCTCCTGATATTTTGCAAAAAGCACTTAAAAAGCTAAACTTCGAGGACTGA
- a CDS encoding ABC transporter permease, with translation MTTILRRVVFLGILIGIWAVIYNLKVWPDFLFPSPGQVVKALWTGFADGTLVKAVGVSLLRLIVGYFLAVIIGLALGLLICSHKWWEDTLGGLIVALQSVPSIVWLPLALLWFKMGEGAILFVVTLGGVWTMTMGTVAGIKNVPPLLVRVGKTMGLKGLPLFWRVKLPASVPHLITAMRLAWAFCWRALLAGELIGTGTGLGQVLMWARDLGNMALVLAIMVIIALLGMLTDSLLFRRLEQRVMMRWGLNRA, from the coding sequence ATGACTACCATCTTAAGAAGAGTGGTTTTCCTTGGCATCCTGATCGGGATCTGGGCAGTTATATATAATCTGAAAGTGTGGCCAGATTTTCTTTTTCCTTCGCCAGGACAGGTGGTAAAAGCTCTTTGGACTGGCTTTGCTGATGGCACATTAGTTAAAGCAGTTGGCGTTAGCTTGCTGCGATTGATAGTTGGATATTTTCTGGCAGTGATTATAGGGCTGGCTCTTGGTTTATTAATTTGCAGTCATAAATGGTGGGAGGATACCCTGGGGGGGTTAATTGTCGCTTTACAGAGTGTTCCAAGTATTGTCTGGCTACCCCTGGCTTTGCTCTGGTTTAAAATGGGGGAAGGAGCCATTCTCTTTGTAGTTACTCTGGGCGGGGTCTGGACAATGACTATGGGTACGGTAGCTGGTATTAAAAACGTTCCTCCACTACTGGTTAGAGTAGGGAAAACCATGGGGTTAAAGGGATTACCTCTTTTCTGGCGGGTGAAATTGCCAGCCTCTGTTCCCCATTTAATTACAGCTATGCGGCTAGCCTGGGCCTTCTGCTGGCGGGCTCTGCTGGCCGGGGAGCTAATCGGCACCGGGACAGGATTGGGCCAGGTATTGATGTGGGCCAGAGACCTGGGGAACATGGCTCTGGTACTGGCAATTATGGTGATAATTGCCCTTTTGGGAATGTTAACGGATAGTCTCCTGTTCCGTCGTCTGGAACAACGAGTAATGATGCGCTGGGGGTTAAACCGAGCATAG
- a CDS encoding ABC transporter ATP-binding protein, whose product MLEICQVTKYFQHQVLAPVDLQVEQGEFIAFLGPSGCGKSTLLNIIAGLEQPTSGEVRLDGQVLTAPGPERGMVFQEPGLFPWLNVLENVAFPLRRQGLTEAVARERALELLKLVHLSRYAHSWPHELSGGMKQRVAIARALALNPRILLMDEPFAALDEQTRMAMHVELQDIWQQTGKTIIFVTHNIREAVRLADRILVFATRPGRIKAEFKVQAPHPRLEGDGLLLQLENQILRELREEMEKVLKEELGDDYHLKKSGFPWHPDRDLGSYI is encoded by the coding sequence ATGCTGGAAATCTGCCAGGTCACTAAATATTTTCAGCACCAGGTGCTGGCTCCGGTGGATTTGCAAGTGGAACAGGGGGAATTCATAGCTTTTCTGGGGCCCTCGGGTTGTGGTAAATCCACTTTGCTGAATATTATCGCTGGACTGGAACAGCCGACCTCGGGGGAAGTGCGTCTGGACGGGCAGGTATTGACTGCTCCTGGACCGGAAAGGGGCATGGTCTTTCAGGAGCCCGGCCTGTTTCCCTGGTTAAATGTCCTGGAAAATGTGGCCTTTCCCCTGCGGCGGCAGGGGCTGACCGAGGCGGTGGCGCGAGAACGGGCCCTGGAGCTGTTGAAACTGGTCCATCTGAGCCGCTATGCCCACTCCTGGCCCCATGAATTATCAGGCGGAATGAAACAGCGGGTGGCCATCGCCCGGGCTCTGGCTCTCAATCCGCGGATTCTCTTGATGGATGAACCTTTTGCTGCTCTGGATGAACAAACCCGCATGGCCATGCATGTGGAACTGCAGGATATCTGGCAGCAAACGGGCAAGACAATCATCTTTGTTACCCATAATATCCGGGAAGCGGTGCGTCTGGCCGATCGTATTCTGGTTTTTGCCACCCGGCCGGGACGGATTAAAGCCGAGTTCAAAGTCCAGGCTCCTCATCCGCGGCTGGAAGGGGATGGACTGTTGTTGCAGCTGGAAAACCAGATCCTGCGTGAACTGCGGGAAGAAATGGAAAAAGTGTTGAAGGAGGAACTGGGGGATGACTACCATCTTAAGAAGAGTGGTTTTCCTTGGCATCCTGATCGGGATCTGGGCAGTTATATATAA
- a CDS encoding pro-sigmaK processing inhibitor BofA family protein: MVLSYLVAAAVLLLLLYAVGLYLTRPLKILWWLVTRLALGAATLLLVNWLTGWLGFSYPFNWASTALVGFLGIPGFVLLTALKIAM, from the coding sequence ATGGTCCTCAGTTACCTGGTGGCAGCGGCGGTCCTGCTGTTGCTTTTATATGCGGTGGGGCTCTATCTGACCCGGCCCCTGAAAATTCTCTGGTGGCTGGTAACGCGGCTGGCCCTGGGGGCGGCAACTCTGCTGCTGGTCAACTGGCTTACCGGCTGGCTGGGTTTCAGCTATCCCTTTAACTGGGCCAGTACGGCCCTGGTGGGATTTCTGGGCATACCGGGATTTGTGTTACTGACAGCTTTAAAAATTGCCATGTAA
- the recR gene encoding recombination mediator RecR, protein MYSYSEPIARLINRFSRLPGIGPKTAQRLAFYLLNAPAEVSRELAEAILEAREQIRFCQRCCNLTTADLCEICRDDSRQGDLLCVVEEPRDVAAFERLRDYRGYYHVLHGAIKPMEDIGPEQLKIKELLQRLQTEPITEVILATNPTIEGETTAMYLAKLLKPLGVKVTRLAHGLPAGSVLEYADEMTLASALAGRREI, encoded by the coding sequence ATGTATAGTTATTCTGAGCCTATCGCCCGTTTGATTAATCGCTTTTCCCGCTTGCCGGGCATCGGGCCCAAAACTGCCCAGCGCCTGGCTTTTTATCTGTTAAATGCCCCTGCCGAAGTGAGCCGGGAGCTGGCGGAGGCTATCCTGGAGGCCCGCGAGCAAATCCGCTTCTGTCAGCGCTGCTGCAACCTCACTACGGCCGATCTCTGTGAAATCTGTCGGGATGACAGCCGACAGGGGGATTTGCTCTGCGTAGTGGAGGAGCCCCGGGATGTGGCAGCTTTTGAGCGTTTGCGGGATTACCGGGGTTATTATCACGTTCTGCATGGAGCCATCAAGCCCATGGAGGACATTGGCCCGGAACAGCTGAAAATCAAGGAGCTGTTGCAGCGCCTGCAGACAGAGCCCATCACAGAGGTAATTCTGGCCACCAACCCCACCATCGAGGGGGAGACTACCGCCATGTATCTGGCCAAATTGCTTAAACCCCTGGGGGTCAAAGTAACCCGTTTGGCCCATGGTTTGCCGGCGGGGAGTGTACTGGAATATGCCGATGAAATGACCCTGGCCAGTGCCCTGGCGGGGCGGCGGGAAATTTAG
- a CDS encoding YbaB/EbfC family nucleoid-associated protein, with translation MFGGNMNQMMKQVQKMQKEMAKLQEEIALKTVEATAGGGAVRVVANGKQELLSLEIKPEAVDPEDVEMLQDMILAAVNEALRKSQEMVAAEMAKITGGLKIPGLF, from the coding sequence ATGTTTGGTGGCAATATGAATCAAATGATGAAACAAGTGCAGAAAATGCAAAAGGAAATGGCCAAACTGCAGGAGGAAATCGCTCTGAAAACAGTGGAAGCTACTGCCGGCGGCGGTGCCGTGCGAGTAGTGGCCAATGGTAAGCAGGAGCTGCTGAGCCTGGAAATCAAGCCGGAAGCAGTGGATCCGGAAGATGTAGAAATGCTGCAGGATATGATTCTGGCAGCTGTCAATGAAGCCCTGCGCAAATCCCAGGAAATGGTGGCAGCGGAAATGGCCAAAATCACGGGAGGGTTGAAAATTCCCGGTCTTTTCTAA
- the dnaX gene encoding DNA polymerase III subunit gamma/tau gives MAYLALYREWRPKTFAETVGQEHVSRTLQNALRTGRIAHAYLFCGPRGTGKTTTAKLLAKALNCRTGHGRPVPEPCNECENCQRINQGNSMDVLEIDAASNRGIDEIRELREKVKFAPTEGYYKVYIIDEVHMLTNEAFNALLKTLEEPPGQVVFILATTEPHKIPLTILSRCQRFDFKRIPLEDIMARLQEVAAGEGIKVTEEALLLIARAAEGGMRDALSLLDQARAMAGEQVEGDHIRAILGAVSGEKIARLLDQLIRRDLAGALQLVGELVEQGKDLRQFVRDLLEYLRDLLVIRVARDVDQVLRTSPQYWERLKAQAEALSPARVQQMINILTETEQGMRWSQQPRLLLELALIKGLSQEGSEVENNLQQQVAQLQAELERLKAAGPVTAGPAPRTTPVARPVTRGKKVELAASDPVLMKQVQEEWPRVLELLRKRMQVRAFVVEGEPLHCDGQTLSLVFPDGKSFHRDRLLQGTNLEILEAAVQKVLGRPLRVQALLTSEIAGSSNAAVEEENKPDLAPEELVKTVQETFGAAVPVEIKD, from the coding sequence ATGGCTTATCTGGCCTTATATCGGGAATGGCGGCCCAAAACCTTTGCGGAAACAGTAGGGCAGGAGCATGTCAGCCGGACTTTGCAAAATGCCCTGCGCACCGGCAGGATCGCCCATGCCTATCTGTTTTGTGGGCCGCGGGGAACCGGCAAAACTACCACAGCCAAATTGCTGGCCAAAGCATTGAACTGCCGCACGGGCCATGGTAGACCGGTGCCGGAACCCTGTAATGAATGCGAAAACTGTCAGCGTATCAACCAGGGCAACAGCATGGATGTCCTGGAAATCGATGCTGCTTCCAATCGCGGTATCGATGAAATTCGGGAACTGAGGGAAAAGGTCAAATTTGCCCCTACCGAGGGTTATTATAAAGTCTACATAATCGATGAAGTACACATGCTGACCAATGAAGCCTTCAATGCCCTGCTCAAGACCTTAGAAGAACCCCCGGGCCAGGTGGTTTTCATTCTGGCGACTACGGAACCCCATAAAATCCCTCTCACCATCCTTTCCCGTTGCCAGCGCTTTGATTTTAAACGCATACCATTAGAGGATATTATGGCGCGCTTGCAGGAGGTGGCGGCAGGAGAAGGAATTAAGGTAACAGAAGAAGCCCTGCTCCTCATCGCCCGGGCAGCGGAAGGGGGTATGCGGGACGCCCTCAGCTTGCTGGACCAGGCGCGGGCCATGGCGGGAGAACAGGTGGAAGGCGACCATATTCGCGCCATCCTGGGGGCGGTCAGCGGGGAAAAAATCGCCCGGCTGCTGGACCAGCTGATCCGCCGCGATCTGGCAGGAGCTTTGCAGCTGGTAGGGGAACTGGTGGAACAGGGCAAGGATTTGCGCCAGTTTGTGCGCGATTTACTGGAATATTTGCGGGATTTGCTGGTTATCCGGGTAGCCAGGGATGTGGATCAGGTTCTACGCACTTCCCCCCAGTACTGGGAACGCTTGAAGGCCCAGGCCGAAGCTCTGTCACCGGCCCGGGTACAGCAAATGATTAATATTTTAACAGAAACCGAACAGGGCATGCGCTGGAGTCAGCAGCCCCGCCTGTTGCTGGAGCTGGCTTTGATCAAGGGGCTAAGTCAGGAAGGGTCTGAGGTAGAGAACAATCTGCAACAGCAGGTAGCTCAGCTGCAGGCTGAACTGGAACGACTGAAGGCAGCAGGACCGGTAACGGCTGGACCGGCCCCTCGGACAACACCGGTCGCCAGGCCGGTTACACGGGGCAAAAAAGTGGAACTGGCAGCCAGTGACCCTGTATTAATGAAACAGGTTCAGGAGGAATGGCCCCGGGTGCTGGAACTGTTGCGCAAGCGTATGCAGGTGCGTGCCTTCGTGGTGGAAGGGGAGCCACTGCACTGTGATGGCCAGACCTTGAGTCTGGTGTTCCCTGACGGAAAAAGCTTTCATCGCGATCGGCTGCTGCAGGGTACGAATCTGGAGATACTGGAAGCCGCGGTGCAGAAAGTGCTGGGCCGGCCCCTCAGGGTGCAGGCTTTGCTGACCAGTGAGATTGCCGGTTCGTCCAACGCAGCTGTTGAAGAGGAGAATAAACCGGATCTGGCTCCTGAGGAGCTGGTCAAAACTGTCCAGGAAACCTTTGGGGCGGCGGTACCGGTGGAAATAAAGGATTAG